In Candidatus Nanopelagicales bacterium, the DNA window CCGTGGCGGGAATCTTGATCAGGACGTTCTCGCGGTCGACGGTCCAGTGCAGTGCCTGTGCCTCGGCGATCGTGGCCTCGGTTGCACGCGCCATGCGCGGGTCCACCTCGATGGACACGCGGCCGTCGTAGCCGTTGGAGGCGTCGTAGGCGCCTCGCAACACATCGCACGCCCAGCGCACATCGAAGGTCGTCATGGTCCGAATTGCCTCATCGACACTGAGGTTGCGAGCCTTTGCGTCGGCAATCTGCTGGTCGTACTCATCGGATCCGCCGGTAATGGCGTTGTCGAAGATCGATGGGTTGGTGGTGACCCCGACGACTGAGTCCGTCACCAGCATTTGGGCGAGGCTGCCGGACGTGAGGCGGGTTCGACTCAGGTCGTCGAGCCAAATGGAGACTCCGACGTCGGAGAGAGCCTTGAGGTTGTCCGTCATGTGATGTGCCCTTCGTGGATGAATGATCGGCTCGAGTTGGTTGATTTGCTCGAGGTAGTCGACTGGACGGTGAGCGGTTCGGTAGGTGGGTGTTCGGTTGTGGGGATGGAATTACTCGGTGGCCTGCAGCGACTCCTTGGCGGCCTTGACGACATTGTCGACCGTGAAGCCGAACTCCTTCATCAATAATGCACCGTCGGCGGAGGCACCGTAGTGCTCCAAACTGACAGCCCGACCGGCATCGCCGATAAGCCGATACCAGGGGGTTGCGAGCCCTGCCTCGACGGAGACGCGAGCTCTTACCGCCGAGGGGATGATTGATTCCCGGTACGCCTCGTCCTGTTCGTCGAACCACTCGAAGCAAGGCATCGATACCACCCGGGTGGGAATACCCTGAGACTCAAGTTCGGCCGCTGCGCCGATCCCAAGTTGAACCTCCGAACCGGTCGCGAGGATCAGCACCTTGGGCTCGCCGTTGGACGCCTCCACCCGCACGTAGGCGCCGCGAGCGACGTCGGGGTTCTGGTCATACGTGGGTAGACCCTGGCGGCTGAGTACCAGTCCGGCGGGGCGGCGGTTCTCGATGATCGTCTTCCAGGCGATGGCGGTCTCGTTCGCGTCGGCTGGACGGACGATGTGGAGGTTGGGAATCGCCCGGTAGGCAGTCAGGTGCTCGACCGGTTGATGCGTCGGCCCATCTTCGCCAAGACCGACCGAGTCGTGGGTCCACACGTAGGTCACCGGGATGTTCATCAATGAGCCGACACGAACTGCTCCGCGCATGTAGTCGGCAAAGGTGAAGAAGGTGCCGCCATAGATCTTGGACAGCCCACCGACTGCAATGCCGTTGAGCACAGCACCCATGCCGTGTTCGCGCACACCGAAGTGAATGATTCGCCCGTACGGTGAGGAGTCGGGTACGGGACTGCCTTCCGGCTCGAAGGACATGCCGCCCTCGATGCTCGTGTTGTTGGAGCCCGCCAGGTCGGCACTGCCGCCCCAGTACTCGGGCAGCACCGCGGCCAGTGCATTGATGACCTTGCCCGAAGCCACCCGGGTGGCCACGCTCTTACCCGTCTCAAACACCGGTACCGCAGCGTCGAAGTCCGCAGGCAGCTTGCCGGCAAGGAGCCGATCGAGCAGGGCGGCTCGCTCGGCGTGCTTGGAACGCCACTCTCGGTACCGCAGATCCCACTGTTCGTGGGCTTCCTTGCCTCGACCGACGACCTCACGCGCGTGAGCCAGAACCTCGTCGGAGACCTCGAAGCTCTTGTCAGGGTCGAAGCCCAAGATCTCCTTGACGGCGCCGACCTCCTCAGCCCCGAGATCCGCGCCGTGCGCCTTGCCGGTGTTCTGGAGTTTCGGTGCCGGCCAGCCGATGATGGAGCGCATCCGGATGATCGTGGGCCGGTAGATGTCGGCCTTGGCCTCGGCGAGAGCATCGTTAACGGCTTCAAGGTCGATGCTGCCGTTGGGCAACAGGTCGGTGTGCAGGGTCTGCCAGCCGTATGCCTCGTAGCGCTTAAGGACATCCTCGGTGAACGCCACGTCGGTGTTGCCCTCAATAGAGATGTGGTTGTCGTCGTACAGGACGATGAGGTTGCCGAGCTTCTGCGTGCCGGCCAGGGATGACGCC includes these proteins:
- a CDS encoding transketolase; this translates as MLRVAAPTVRYRLKPRYARQAVRTHVEGHLVSESLDWTELDSRVVDTARVLAADAVHKTGNGHPGTAMSLAPASTLLFQRVMRHDPSDPNWIGRDRFVLSAGHSSLTLYIQLFFSGYGLELSDLEAFRTEGSLTPGHPEYGHTTGVEVTTGPLGQGISNAVGMAMDTRYVRGLLDAGASPGESPFDHHIYVIAGDGCMEEGISSEASSLAGTQKLGNLIVLYDDNHISIEGNTDVAFTEDVLKRYEAYGWQTLHTDLLPNGSIDLEAVNDALAEAKADIYRPTIIRMRSIIGWPAPKLQNTGKAHGADLGAEEVGAVKEILGFDPDKSFEVSDEVLAHAREVVGRGKEAHEQWDLRYREWRSKHAERAALLDRLLAGKLPADFDAAVPVFETGKSVATRVASGKVINALAAVLPEYWGGSADLAGSNNTSIEGGMSFEPEGSPVPDSSPYGRIIHFGVREHGMGAVLNGIAVGGLSKIYGGTFFTFADYMRGAVRVGSLMNIPVTYVWTHDSVGLGEDGPTHQPVEHLTAYRAIPNLHIVRPADANETAIAWKTIIENRRPAGLVLSRQGLPTYDQNPDVARGAYVRVEASNGEPKVLILATGSEVQLGIGAAAELESQGIPTRVVSMPCFEWFDEQDEAYRESIIPSAVRARVSVEAGLATPWYRLIGDAGRAVSLEHYGASADGALLMKEFGFTVDNVVKAAKESLQATE